The sequence ttagctacgtcaatcgtctagacgcatgtgctagggagtatgggttcgatttccccggtaaggaggaaacttttcgtgatcgaaaaaatctccactggtccactgggtgttatgtgtcctgtccgttgtcttatTCTAAGTGTTAAGTGcccagtctgtacgacctctggtcgaagacggtgttcctgtcttttaacATTTTAGTCATCTCTCCTTGAAATTTCAGGGTTTACCGAACTTTTTTCGGATTTCAAggattatggattttttttcggattatcAAGATAATTGGAAATTCAAAGTTTTCGGGAAATATCAGCAACATCGCTTGAATATTTTACCAGAGAAATCTACAGAAAGAAATGCCTTAAAGCTAGAGGTCATAGgcatactttaaaaaaaaatactcgcaATGCAACGCAATGTAACcataaaaatcttaaagagttgaTTTGCTAATAAATAAAAGTCAAGATTTGGTAGAAATTAAACAATTGTCTTTTTCATGTTGTCTAAATAATACAACCAGTTTactattttaattgaattttgtttattcaatcaaaatctcagCTATTGTATTTGTTCTGTTCTCGGTTCTGTTAGTCTGTTACTTCTATTGTTTGATTTAATCACCGCgggattttatttaatttttccgcTATATTGGCTTTTCTCGGTGAGAGAAGCCAATATAGCGGAAAAATTAAATGTtacttctattatttattcaatcagcatGAAAATACTCAGttaaatatataaagctcttttagtggaatgtattcaaccgtctaagacgaattaagtactctccatttaattccaccaattaatttttgatatctttgcagatacgtattcgagtcgagttaagtacgagacactgaagacgaccacacagttgtggtcgaaatacgtatctgcaaagatatcgaaaattaattggtggaattaaatggagagtacttaattcgtcttagacggatgaaaatactgttccaactccaacatttttctcgttttttttttacatttttgtgcGTACTGAAAACGAGTTGTGTTTTGGCATTATGTGCCTCCAAAAGTGTAATTTACTTTAAAAATTAGAATTCGTACGCTTAAGCAATTATATGTGTGGCTGAGAATAAAGGAAGCGTAATATTTGCTTCGTGTTTAGCATTCATAACCCAAGATATATTAATTTTTCGAAGTTAGAAACATGATATAATATATATTCAACTCACTGTAGAGAAAGATaagaattcattattttcagTTACGCCCAGatatgatcagagcgctagataTGTGCCATGCTCACTCATGCAAAGTCGTaggaattctagggggggctaacttgattctaggtggggctatagcccccctgtagttacgccaatgattaaatctgcatatttcacgatgttgaagacattccgtacattccgcattcaaatattggtaattatcGATAAGCTTAGGTAATTAACgatcagaaaatccaaagaatgatagaagtatctcaaaattaaaataaagtcgtctgtaaacaacaggaccagtacctgtcaaaagtcgtgtgtgacgtcactgtgcaatggagtatagatgagcgaagataaatcctctgtctccaaacgaactgtcaaacgtgtctccaaacaagcatgacgtcacgatttcaatggaaacgttaagggctgtgacgtcatatgcgcgtgtgcacgggcaaaaaaaatcgactcagccatgctttcgcttatctatagattctactatctatagtctaaacgttgtttccacctgaattttcaggtacattttacgtgcacacgtaactgCAAATGCTGCCAGAAagttcaggtgaaacttacgtgtcctgttagagcaagattaccggtggtgagtttaagccgtttggcagcgcagtatcattacttgacactttaccggtcgctactaaacgcgctgctataacagtagtgcgactgacaggtgaccaaatttggtagcgcgataagagcgctgctatttgatgaactgtcaactgtcaaacgtcaccggtacggaatacagcaaccaaattgagagccaaaaatagtgaccgatacggaaacgagtgacgaaactgaaatgaaagcgctgcgcgggtgatttaaatgctcgcgaccgataatgatgctcttagtCGCGCTACTGtaatagcagcgcgtttagcagcgaccggtaaagtgtcaagtaatgatactgcgctgccaaacggctaaTACTCGCGCCCGGTAATCTTACTCTTAGTTAgccaaaatagttttaattaagAGCACAATCGTTATTtcaattacaataaaatttattgttattctatccagttttccacgttcgccataatggcggctgctataaataaatttgacagtaactgcttccgacatGGAAAAAACTGGAGGAATATAAATTCTCGTAACAACcttaagagccccgcacataggatacgtttgcgttgcgtttgacacatttcccatgggaaagcTGTCAAACGAaacgcaaacgtatgctatgtgcggggctctttacAACAACTATAAACAAATTATTCGTTTGACGAATATATATTCATctttttttacccttcttacatcctaagaagggtataaagatcgcttgaaaaaccgactttttatctgaggctcggagacccaagtcgtatataccaatcaactcagctcgacgaactgagcacatgtatgtatgtgtgtgtgtgtgtgtgcgtgtgtgcgtgtgtgcgtatgtgtgtgcgttacaaaaatctcacatcaagatctcagccgtccgtggaccgatttgcacgattttaacactaaacgaaagctatgactttgtcattgtataagttcaattttttttgcaatcggacattcgGTTCCAGAGATAtatgagaaatacgaacatgaagtgtattttcagaaaactaacaaaataatgtcacatgaatatctcagccgtctgtaaaccaatttgcatgattttatctttaaacgaaagctatgactttgccattgaacccattgtattttgtttttgcaattagacattgggttccggagatatctctgaaatacgaacataaagcattagacgtatcaacttcacacattggtaaaatatgtcccaacaagatctcagtcgtccttggaccgatttgtgcgattttatctttaaacgaaagctatgtttttgtcattgaattcattaatttttttctggaatcggaaattcggtttcagagatatctgtgaaatacgaatatgagacatattttcagactactaatgaaaaattgtcacaccaatatctcagccgtctatgacccgatttgaactcttttgggcttaaacagaagctgttatattgccatttaaggcggcaaatcaaatctgcagtctctttgtatttttcaaaaattgttaaattttcagaaatatccctttttttattgtgaaatcgataaaagcatgatactatcagttattttatattcaattgaaggtcatatgcatagaaattgtaatatgcactgggcacacacaaccattcaaaagtgtaagaagggttgcgttcactgtaggtggattaagtcgggttttaattatcaagctacaatcattggtgttgttgacgattgttgacatctcatgcaactgacagcggtcgatctgcacactgtgcccgggacatggtggctatttttaagctaagggagttagatagggatgtctatagcctgGTATTTTCTATTCGGGTATGCTAGAAGGAGGGATCATATTTCAAAAGCAATGAATTTCTAATTCAATCGTTTTAAGGAGGATATTTTGGTTCAGtgtaggtactttttttcttccgtgtgggGTTCGCTTCGCTTTTATGATCCTATCCCTCATCATTACCATGGTTACCAATTGCTGATGATGGGTTACCAATTTTTGACAGTCTGGTATTTATTGACGTTAGCTGATGGTCGCCATGTCTGAAAATTTTCATCATCGTAAATGGATCGTAATttgcaaacatatttttttagctaattttCTACGCTTAAACCTATTTAAAATTCTTCTAATAACAGTTTAAACATACAACAATGAAGGTAAATACAAATGGACTATAATTATACCTCCGCTGGTTTATTGTTTACGGAAAAAGGAAGGATCTTTATCGGACTGTTTTCTTCCTTCCGCAGAAAATCGCAGAGCAGAAGCTCCAGGCGTTCACCGTTGGAACGATGGGAAAGCGGCAGCTAAGCCGCAAGGAGCTGGAAGAGCAGAAAAAACGCGAGGACGAAGCGGCAGCCGCACACGTACGTGAAACAAGTAGACTCTCCAATATAGATTATGATTGCTTTTAAGTTTTCCCTCCACTTTTCACACTACCTACTCGGGTTGTTCCGTTTCCGGAGCAATTTTACGAGCCATGCCCTCTTCCGTATCTAAAACAATGCGTTCGAATAGCATCCCTAATCGTACTTGACAATTTAAGGCGTTCAAAGAGTTTGTTGAAACCTTCCAAGAAGCTCCCTCCAAGATTGGAAAGGTTTGGGTGAAGGCCGGAACGTACGATGCCGGATCGAGAAGTAAGTTTCCAAGAGGGCCGACCGTTGTGTGAAGGGCAATCTGGCATGTTGATAGACTTTTAACAAACGGGCGCATTAAACGCATCAATCCCAAATTATGGGGCTGCGgagaaaaatcaatttattttcatttacagaaaTAGAAAAATAGACGAAGACAATAATTGTTTACGATCAAAAGCTTTCTTCGAATGATAACgtgttaaaatttgaaatattttttgaaatttgtgttATTTTCATTAGGAAAAGCATATTTTTCATTTGTAGGAGATTTGTTTCCGGACAGTTGGAATAAAATGAATCTTTGAATActtttatttttacaaaattatttatcctaaattttaaatattttaagtaAAAATTTTGAGTTTGCCATTGCCATTCACATTATGCTCGGCGGAATCGTGGGATAGATTAGTTATGTGTCTCATCTGGGAATAATTGCTTTCAGAGGAAGATGTGCGTGACAAGGGAAAACTGTACAAGCCCTCCGCCAAGTTGGAAGTTGAGCAGGAAAATACCAACGAATACATCAAAATGATGACCGCCGAAGGCAAGAAGGAACTGGCGGCGAACAAAAAGAAAAGTCAGGAGaagaaaaagagcaatctgGAGCTATTCAAGGAGGAACTCCGACAGATACAGGAGGAGCGCGAGGAGAGGCACAAGTACAAACACATTGCGAAATCAATGATGCCACAGTCCGCATCTGATCCGGATCCGGTTTATAAGGAAACCGAATCGGGTTCATTCGACAACGGTGATCCGAACACAACTAATCTTTATCTGGGCAATTTAAATCCAAAGGTGACAAGCAGCTGTTTGGAATGTTGAGAagatgaataattttgaatctttttGCAGATATCAGAACAAGAGTTGATGGAACTGTTTGGTAAGTACGGTCCATTGGCTAGTATCAAGATTATGTGGCCACGTTCGGAGGAAGAACGTGCTCGGGGACGGAACTGTGGCTTCGTAGCGTACATGAGTCGCCGGGATGCGGAGCGAGCATTGAGGGCATTGAATGGAAAAGAAGTGATGAACTATTTGATGAAGCTTGGTTGGGGCAAATCAGTACCGATAATGACCCATCCCATCTACATTCCACCGGCACTGGTAGCCTACACGTTGCCACCACCGCCGTCTGGACTTCCATTCAATGCACAGCCAAACCCTTCGGATGTGGACAATATTCCAAAAATGACCTCCAAAATGTACATGGAGGAACCGGAGATGAAGGAAAAAATGGACGAGGTGCTTTCCAAAGCTTTGGTGAAAGTGGTTATCCCGACAGAGCGACCTCTGCTTATGCTAATCCATCGGATGGTAGAATTTGTGATCCGCGAAGGGCCTATGTTCGAGGCGTTGATAATGACCCGCGAAATGGATAATCCAATGTACAAATTTCTGTTCGAGAATGAAAGCCCAGCCCACATCTACTATCGGTGGAAGCTATTCTCGTTGCTTCAGGGCGACACTGCATCGGATTGGAGAACAAAAGAGTTCCGAATGTTCAAGGGTGGTTCGATTTGGAAACCGCCACCGATTAATTTCTACACCCAAGGAATGCCGGACGAACTGCTGGCCGATGATGAAGACCTAGAGGCCAACAAGGGCAATCTATCGATTGCGTAAGTACTTTTTGAATATTATATTACTGATTGTGGATTTTAGAGTATTTGTcagaaaataatgaattaatttgtttttgttttgccttagaaatttttagaatatttttttacaaattaaaaTTCACAAGTGTCTGCCGAGCTTTGGCAAACAATCTCATGCTTAATAGGCGTGATTACTTTTGCACTTTGAGGTCATTTTTTTCTTAAGGCGACGATCACAGAAATGAAGTATAGAGTCGATATCGAGTACAAAAAAAGGCTCCAGAACCTACTCAATTGATTCAAATTTATCCTTCACAGCCAACGCGATCGCCTGGAGGATCTCATTCGCCATTTAAGCCCGGAGAGGCAGCGGATTGCCGACGCGATGATCTTCTGCATTGAGCACGCGGATGCGGCTGAGGAGATTTGCGAATGCATCACCGAATCGTTGGCCAGAAATGAGACGCTCGTCAAGAAGAAAATCGCTCGCATCTATCTGATCTCGGATATTCTGCACAACTGCAGCGTCAAGGTGCAGAATGCGAGTTTCTTCCGGAAAGCGTAAGCATCCTTAATCCAGTGTGTGTGTTGGTTTCGaatattctttgattttttttacagattggAGAAAAATTTGATGGATGtcttcaaaaacttgaacagcTATCACATGCAGCTGGACAGTCGTCTCAAAGCAGAGGGATTCAAAACCCGCGTGATGAACGTTTTCAAGGCATGGGAGGAGTGGGCAGTTTATCCGAAAGAGTTTCTCACAAAGCTTCAGCATACGTTCCTTGGCATTACTATTGTgagtattaaaaaatatttacactTTCTAAGAGCAGACCTAAAAAGGCGCTTTAAATCAACAGGTCgaaaaacaagaagaagaaccaGAGGAGGAAAACGAAGACGAAGATCTGGATGGCGTTCCGCTGGACGGTGCTGCCTTGTTGAAATCGGCCATGCTAAAGGGAATTGCCGAACCGGACACGCGAACTCCCATCCTGAAGCAGGGAATCTACAGCGACGAAGAGGACATCGATGGTATGCCAATGGACGACGATATTGATGGCATTCCGATGGACGGCAATCAGTCCGCTGGGGGAGCCGAAATAGATTCGGATGGAGGACTTGCCAAAGGGAAGGGCGGCTTTATTCCTTCCAAATGGGAAACGGTTGACGCATCACAGGTCGAAGCTCAGGCCATCACGACCAGCAAGTGGGATACGCTTGATCCGGTTGCTCCGGCCCCTCCGCAAATTTCGATGGGAAGCGATTCGGACGATGAACAGGGAAATGGCAAGGGGTCagtgcaatcaagtaactataAGTCTAAGAGATCataataattttttattttttttaacagtgATGAAGAAGCTCGTCGTTTACGCCTTCGTGAGATTGAAGTGAAAATTGTGCAGTACCAAGACGAATTCGAGTCGGGCGCTCGGCAAGTGCGCGTTGGATGGACCgttgccgaagaaatttcacACTATCGACGGAAGTTGATCAAAAAGGCTGAAAAAGAACTCCGCCAGCAGCAGCtccaacaacagcagcaactACAACAACAAAGTATGGATGACAGCGATGAAGACACGGATGAGTACGAGCGAAGCACCAGTTCAAAAAAGCAGTCCAAACGAAGCTCTAGTCCTGATGTGTAAGTAAAACTTTAATATAGGTACCACATACCTATTACGAAAAAAGATTTCCTGTGATTATTAAACTTTCCTACAATAGTCCCAAAAAGCACAAGAAGACCCGCAGATCACCATCCACGGAATACGTCCGCGAGGTTTCATCGAAGTCCTCAAGAAGATCCCGATCGCCAATATACGCAACCAGCAGCCGTAGCAAACGAGAAACTTCCCTCTCGCCGCTGCGCAGCAGCAAAACGGCATCCAGTAGACACCGTTTGTCCAGAAGCATTTCGCGCTCCCCATCTCGGAGACATCACTCGGAGCGTTCGCTCTCACCGGCCACCCGCAGCAAGTACGACCTACTCGAATCACCTGCTCGTGTTTCGAGTTCCGCAGCCAAGTACGATAAATACGAGAGTACGAGCAGCTCCAAGTATGACAAGTACGAATCTGTCTCATCTGCGTCCAAGTACGACGCCCGGCTGTATGAGGACCGATCGAGCAGCAAATACGACAAGTACGACAAATATGAGGGCTCTTCTTCGAGCAAGCACGAGAGGGAACGGGAACGAGAACGTGAACGAGAGCGCGAACGGGAGAAGGAACGGGAGCGGGAACGAGAAAGAGAACGGGAATTGCGAGAGCGAGAACGGGAGCGAGAGCTACGAGACCGAGAAAGGGAACGGGATCATCTGCGGGAGCGTGATCGTGATCGGGATCGGATGTATGTGAGCAGCAGCAGTGGCAGTAGCAAGTATGATATTGTAAGTTCAAAGTACGAGGACGATGCCCGGAGATATCGGTAAGTGGTTTTGATTAGGGCATAAAGACGGTCATGTAAAGCTTTGTTTTGCAGTTCACCTTCACCAAGTCGACTCGCCTCCCGGGATACTTATTCCCGCTATGCTAGCGCAGGCAGTGGAAGTGCACGAGCGGAGAAACACAAGAAACACAAGTACTAATTCACTATTGGCCTGTCGGATGAGCGTATAAGTAAGTTAGCGTAGCAATGATTCCCAATTTAGGATTCCTTTCATCGTATGAGATTGAACGATGTTTTTGGTTTCCAATAGATTGTTTGAAACTCATAAACCAGTCAACGCAAGCTACAAAGCCTAAATTTGAGCGTTTTAACTTCGATTCAACAAATTTTAAAGCAGACTCAATGAAGCTCTAAATTTTGCATGCTTTCTATGTACATGGCTGTCAGATGTACAAAATCGACGGATCAAATGATAAAGTGAATTATATGTTTGCATATTAGTCCTATCAAGTTTTCCTTATTGTTCTAAACTGTTCGAAATTGTTCCCAACCGTATTGGGACACCGTCAACTCCACAGTATCATGAATGTGTGTCATCACAATCTAACTTTCACTGTTCATTGACAAAAATGATTCCAAGATCAAGGAAGATCAAGGGCTTATTGAAATGGAATTTTTCAACGAATACAGTAAGTATACTTTCCTGCCCGAAATACAATTTTAGGAACTTTTATCAAATAGGCGTAATTTATTCTGACCTTAATTTTTGGAATGGCGATTGTGCTCTTAATTCAAGATATTTTGGTCAACTATATTGTACCaaacagaaagaatagattgtGATCTATCAGGTAGTAATGTCagtgtttcaaatttcaagggcaaatgcagttacgcctatttgaaaaaagttgctAGAATTCATATTGAATGAGTGCTCTactggcgctttgatgttgcatgaagaagaagaagaagcagaaagaggataatcgaaaaaatcttcacgggaaaccatacgaagaactttttaaaactcttctcaaaaattgtaaaagcaatttaattaaaaacggtaagcagtacggggttggactttttttGCACTGTATAATAAGCACAATATTTCAATTCGCCTTGCATAGAATCGGGGTAGTAGGATATGACTTGCTGTGTAGACTAGAAGGCAGAATGAAATATAATATTGGAAGTGTAAGACGTGTTCTTGTATCATTAACGGTTCCATCCGAGTCCATCCTAATTCAAATTTACTTTAGTGATCTGTAAGGAGGTCACCACATTTGGCGACGAGGAAACGGAAACTATCCGCCGTGTTCCAAGgtatgtagggggaatgacggctttggcaggttttgttctattattgtcaggggggtttttaattactgattatgctcaaatttggcctaaacattctttgcatatcaaattatattgtggccaaatttcataaagtttGGTGGACAAAAACccctctgccaataatagaacaaaacctgccaaagccgtctttccc comes from Armigeres subalbatus isolate Guangzhou_Male chromosome 2, GZ_Asu_2, whole genome shotgun sequence and encodes:
- the LOC134217946 gene encoding U2 snRNP-associated SURP motif-containing protein, which gives rise to MKKIAEQKLQAFTVGTMGKRQLSRKELEEQKKREDEAAAAHAFKEFVETFQEAPSKIGKVWVKAGTYDAGSRKEDVRDKGKLYKPSAKLEVEQENTNEYIKMMTAEGKKELAANKKKSQEKKKSNLELFKEELRQIQEEREERHKYKHIAKSMMPQSASDPDPVYKETESGSFDNGDPNTTNLYLGNLNPKISEQELMELFGKYGPLASIKIMWPRSEEERARGRNCGFVAYMSRRDAERALRALNGKEVMNYLMKLGWGKSVPIMTHPIYIPPALVAYTLPPPPSGLPFNAQPNPSDVDNIPKMTSKMYMEEPEMKEKMDEVLSKALVKVVIPTERPLLMLIHRMVEFVIREGPMFEALIMTREMDNPMYKFLFENESPAHIYYRWKLFSLLQGDTASDWRTKEFRMFKGGSIWKPPPINFYTQGMPDELLADDEDLEANKGNLSIAQRDRLEDLIRHLSPERQRIADAMIFCIEHADAAEEICECITESLARNETLVKKKIARIYLISDILHNCSVKVQNASFFRKALEKNLMDVFKNLNSYHMQLDSRLKAEGFKTRVMNVFKAWEEWAVYPKEFLTKLQHTFLGITIVEKQEEEPEEENEDEDLDGVPLDGAALLKSAMLKGIAEPDTRTPILKQGIYSDEEDIDGMPMDDDIDGIPMDGNQSAGGAEIDSDGGLAKGKGGFIPSKWETVDASQVEAQAITTSKWDTLDPVAPAPPQISMGSDSDDEQGNGKGDEEARRLRLREIEVKIVQYQDEFESGARQVRVGWTVAEEISHYRRKLIKKAEKELRQQQLQQQQQLQQQSMDDSDEDTDEYERSTSSKKQSKRSSSPDVPKKHKKTRRSPSTEYVREVSSKSSRRSRSPIYATSSRSKRETSLSPLRSSKTASSRHRLSRSISRSPSRRHHSERSLSPATRSKYDLLESPARVSSSAAKYDKYESTSSSKYDKYESVSSASKYDARLYEDRSSSKYDKYDKYEGSSSSKHEREREREREREREREKERERERERERELRERERERELRDRERERDHLRERDRDRDRMYVSSSSGSSKYDIVSSKYEDDARRYRSPSPSRLASRDTYSRYASAGSGSARAEKHKKHKY